One genomic region from Diabrotica undecimpunctata isolate CICGRU chromosome 9, icDiaUnde3, whole genome shotgun sequence encodes:
- the LOC140451260 gene encoding uncharacterized protein, whose translation MSKAVRRDIRKFKHHKIVQTIEQNRSIKVMRQKMATSRKEIFQLRNKEGEVTTDRQKILEIVEEFYTILYTNQTNNNVNEDGRQKVQNQGSEDIPEITQDEIQYALKKMKNNKAPGDDGIVTEALKLGGTSLLKKIRDLFNLCL comes from the coding sequence ATGTCGAAAGCTGTGAGAAGAGATATTAGGAAATTTAAACATCACAAAATCGTACAGACTATAGAGCAAAACAGGAGCATCAAGGTAATGAGACAAAAAATGGCGACAAGTAGAAAAGAAATTTTCCAGCTTAGGAATAAGGAGGGTGAAGTAACAACAGACAGACAGAAAATACTTGAAATAGTCGAAGAATTCTACACAATATTATACACAAACCAAACTAACAATAACGTAAATGAAGACGGTAGACAAAAGGTTCAAAACCAGGGATCTGAGGACATTCCAGAAATTACTCAAGATGAGATACAATACGcactcaaaaaaatgaaaaacaacaaggcGCCAggagatgatggaatagttacagAAGCTTTAAAACTTGGCGGAACTTCTCTTCTGAAAAAAATACGAGACCTCTTCAATCTCTGCTTGTAA